One genomic window of Arthrobacter caoxuetaonis includes the following:
- the kdpA gene encoding potassium-transporting ATPase subunit KdpA, which produces MAGWLALGQFLAVALVLALAHRPLGDYMARTYTSEKDLAAERGAYRVLGIAPRKGQSWQSYFRAVLAFSALGVLALYLLQRLQPLLPAALGLPAVPEALSFNTAVSFVTNTNWQSYAPEATLGYAVQAAGLAVQNFLSAAVGLCVAVALVRGFAARGAQTIGNFWVDLTRSLTRILLPGAALAALVLLLGGVIQNFSGFTEVSTLAGGTQSIPGGPVATQEAIKLLGTNGGGFFNANSAHPFENPTAFTNLFSVLLMLILPFSLPRTFGTMIGDRRQGYAILSAMAGIFVLSLAAMTALEFAAADGAAGSMEGKETRFGIAGSTLFGSTSTLTSTGAVNSMHDSFSPLGGLMAMLNMMLGEIAPGGVGSGLYGMLVLAVVAAFISGLLVGRTPEYLGKKIGPREIKLASLYVLTMPALVLAGTSLSFALPGISAEIRETSMLNAGPHGFSEVLYAFTSAANNNGSAFAGLTANTPWLNTALGLAMLLGRFLPILFVLALAGTLAAQGKVPVTAGTLPTHRPQSVAVLGGVTVLVTALTFFPVLALGPLAEGLI; this is translated from the coding sequence ATGGCGGGGTGGCTGGCGCTGGGCCAGTTCCTCGCCGTCGCACTGGTTCTTGCCCTGGCCCACCGCCCCCTCGGTGACTACATGGCGCGTACCTACACCTCTGAGAAGGACTTGGCCGCGGAACGCGGCGCCTACCGGGTGCTCGGCATTGCTCCCCGGAAGGGGCAGTCCTGGCAGAGCTACTTCCGCGCTGTCCTGGCGTTCTCCGCCCTGGGCGTACTGGCCCTGTACCTGCTGCAGAGGCTGCAGCCCCTGCTTCCGGCGGCGCTCGGCCTGCCGGCCGTTCCCGAAGCACTGTCCTTCAACACGGCTGTGTCCTTCGTGACCAACACCAACTGGCAGTCCTATGCGCCCGAAGCCACGCTGGGCTACGCCGTGCAGGCTGCGGGGCTGGCGGTGCAGAACTTCCTGTCCGCCGCCGTCGGGCTGTGCGTTGCGGTTGCCCTGGTCCGCGGATTCGCGGCCCGCGGCGCGCAAACGATTGGGAATTTTTGGGTGGACCTCACCCGGTCACTGACCCGGATCCTGCTGCCCGGAGCGGCGCTGGCCGCGCTGGTGCTGCTGCTCGGCGGGGTGATCCAGAACTTCAGCGGTTTCACCGAGGTTTCCACCCTGGCGGGCGGAACCCAGAGCATCCCCGGCGGGCCGGTGGCGACGCAGGAGGCCATCAAGCTCCTCGGGACCAACGGCGGCGGGTTCTTCAACGCCAATTCCGCGCACCCCTTTGAGAACCCGACGGCGTTCACCAACCTGTTCTCGGTGCTGTTGATGCTCATTCTTCCGTTTTCGCTCCCCCGGACCTTCGGGACCATGATCGGCGACCGCCGGCAGGGCTATGCCATCCTGTCCGCGATGGCCGGAATCTTCGTGCTCTCCCTGGCCGCTATGACGGCACTCGAGTTCGCCGCAGCGGACGGCGCGGCCGGTTCAATGGAAGGCAAGGAAACCCGCTTCGGTATCGCCGGGTCCACCCTGTTCGGCAGCACCAGCACCCTCACCTCCACCGGAGCCGTCAACTCCATGCATGACAGCTTCTCCCCGCTGGGCGGCCTCATGGCCATGCTGAATATGATGCTGGGCGAAATCGCCCCCGGCGGCGTGGGATCCGGCCTGTACGGCATGCTGGTCCTCGCCGTCGTCGCCGCCTTCATCTCCGGGCTGCTGGTGGGCCGCACACCGGAATACCTGGGCAAGAAGATCGGGCCGCGGGAGATCAAGCTGGCCAGCCTGTATGTGCTGACCATGCCGGCGCTGGTTCTGGCCGGCACCTCGCTGAGCTTCGCGCTGCCCGGCATCAGCGCCGAGATTCGGGAAACCTCCATGCTCAACGCCGGTCCGCACGGGTTCAGTGAGGTGCTGTACGCCTTCACCTCAGCGGCCAACAACAACGGATCGGCCTTCGCCGGGCTCACCGCCAACACCCCCTGGCTGAACACCGCCCTGGGCCTGGCCATGCTGCTGGGACGCTTCCTGCCCATCCTCTTTGTCCTGGCCCTGGCCGGAACCCTCGCGGCGCAGGGCAAGGTTCCGGTCACCGCGGGCACCCTGCCCACGCACCGGCCGCAGTCCGTGGCCGTCCTCGGCGGCGTCACCGTGCTCGTCACCGCTCTCACTTTCTTTCCCGTACTCGCGCTGGGTCCCCTGGCAGAAGGACTGATCTGA
- a CDS encoding potassium-transporting ATPase subunit F, producing MTFFDCAALILAAASAVYVLAALLRPEKF from the coding sequence GTGACCTTCTTCGACTGCGCTGCCTTGATCCTGGCAGCCGCTTCGGCGGTTTATGTACTGGCTGCCCTGCTGCGGCCGGAGAAATTCTGA